The following coding sequences lie in one Nycticebus coucang isolate mNycCou1 chromosome 20, mNycCou1.pri, whole genome shotgun sequence genomic window:
- the IBA57 gene encoding putative transferase CAF17, mitochondrial isoform X2, with translation MGWRLLTQIESPVLVPGGQLRDSRDYHKHRYQQGVPEGVNDLPPGVALPLESNLAFMNGVSFTKGCYIGQELTARTYHMGVIRKRLFPVHLSGSLPAGGIAPGSPVLTESGQAAGKFRASQGNVGLALLRSEKIKGPLYIRTSESNQVALTASVPDWWPTATK, from the exons ATGGGTTGGCGACTCCTCACCCAGATTGAGAGCCCTGTTCTGGTGCCTGGGGGCCAGCTGAGGGATTCCCGGGATTATCACAAACACCGGTACCAGCAAG GTGTTCCTGAGGGGGTCAATGACCTGCCTCCAGGGGTGGCCCTGCCCCTGGAGTCCAACCTGGCCTTCATGAATGGTGTGAGCTTCACCAAGGGCTGCTACATTGGCCAAGAGCTGACTGCCCGTACCTACCACATGGGAGTCATCCGGAAGCGCCTCTTTCCTGTGCATCTCTCAGGCTCCCTTCCTGCTGGTGGCATTGCCCCGGGCTCTCCGGTTCTGACTGAGTCAGGACAGGCTGCTGGCAAGTTCAGGGCCAGCCAGGGGAACGTGGGGCTGGCCCTGCTTCGGTCAGAGAAAATCAAGGGTCCTCTCTATATACGAACCTCTGAGAGTAACCAGGTGGCCTTGACGGCATCTGTGCCAGACTGGTGGCCCACAGCTACCAAGTAG